The Trichocoleus desertorum ATA4-8-CV12 genome includes the window AATGGCCGCAGCAATCTCTCTTTGGCAACCCATCGCATCAATCGTGACAATACACCCAGCAATGGCCAGCACTTCTAGTAGTTCGGGAATGGCACGAATCTCATTCGATTTCTCCTGGACTTTGCGTTGTCCCAACACCAGTCGGTTCTGACTGGCCCAAGCACTAACCATGTGAATGGCTCCTTTGCCACTGCTGTCGTAAGAACCACGAACGGTTTTGCCGTCAATGGCAATGATTTCCCCTTGCGTCAACTGGCTAATCGCCCCAATCCACTGGATGAAACATTGCTGCATCTGCTCTGGCTCCAGTCGGGCAAACAAGCGAGCACTAGCTTGCTTCCCGAAGGGTAGGTATCGTGAGTCGGAATACCATTGGGCAGGCTCAGAAAGGTTTGCAGCCAAGTGACTTTGGCTCGTCCATACTCCTCGATGTCTGGCCAACCTTCGGCTCCGCTGATGACAGCACAAATCGCAATGGTAATGATGTCAAGCAACAAATGCTCTTTGCCGCGTTCGTCTCGTGGGTCTTCCAGGCTGGCAAAATGAGTCAGAAGGCTAGCATCGTTCGGCAGAACCATTGCAGTTACCTGAGTGGCTTGTGACTGCCTTTAGCCTACCCCCTATTTTTTATGCGTTTGCCCTGAGACTTTTGCCCCTGAACAGAGAAGTCATCATGAATGATGGAATACTGCACTAAAGGGCTCTTGCTCGACCTCGCTCAGCAATCTCTAAAGCTGCTTCTAATTTATTCTGGGCAATCAAAACTTGCTGTAAGATTCCATAAGTTCTCACTTGTGTATCAAAGAGAAAAACCTTGTTCTCATCGGTCAAACCAGCTCGCAGGGATTCCCATATTTTTATTGTTGCAGTTAGAGTTTCCTCAGCACTAATGAGATTTCCTGTTTTAAACAGTATGGTACCTAGTAGTTCACCACGGTGGTTTTGACAAGTAAAGAGGACTCAGGGACACTGGTAAAAAACTAGAATCTCTCATGCCAGAAAAATACGTCGTTGACCTCACATCTGAAGAGCGTCAGTCTCTGCTTCAACTCACTCATCACAATCATCTTTCCAGCAGAAGGTTTAAGCGTGCCCAAATTCTTCTGTTAGCCGATGAAGGACATCGAGATGAAACCATTGCCCAAATGCTCTACGTAGGAGAATCTACTGTTCATCGGACGCGGCAAAAGTTTGTGGCTGGGGGAGTTGATTTTGCTTTGACGGAATCTCCTCGACCCGGAGGCAAACGGAAGCTCGATGGCAGAGCTGAAGCCTTTTTAGTGGCAACCACTTGTAGTGACCCACCTGACGGTCGGACCGAATGGACCATGCAGTTGTTAGCGGACCGTTTAGTCGAGATGGAGTTGGTGGCACAAATTTCGGATGAAACGGTCCGTCGGACTCTGAAAAAAATGAGCTCAAGCCCTGGCTGAAGGAGCAGTGGTGTATCGGCGAAGTCAATGCCGATTTTGTGTGGCGCATGGAAGGAGTGCTGGACTTGTATGCTCAGCCCTACGACCCTCAAGAACCTGTGGTCTGTTTCGATGAGCGTCCGGTGCAATTAGTCCGTGAAACTCGTATGCCACTGCCACCGGAACCGGGCAAACTCCAACGTTATGACTATGAATACAAACGAGAAGGGACTTGCAACTTGTTTGCCTTCTTCCAACCTTTATTGGCTTGGCGGCACGTTAAAGTGACCCAACAGCGCACTGCTGAAGACTTTGCGTTGTGTATGCAGTACTTGGTGGATGTCCTCTTCCCTGATGCGGGACTGATTCATCTGGTACTTGATAACCTCAACACCCATACTCCAGCCGCACTATACCGGACGTTTTCACCTCAAGAGGCACTTCGTATTCTCTCCAAGCTTCAGTTTCACTACACCCCCAAACATGGAAGTTGGCTGAATATGGTTGAGTTAGAGTTTTCGGTGCTCTCTCGTCAATGTCTCAAGCGCCGCATCCCAAGTATCATCGAACTGCAACAAGAGATAGAGGCATGGGAGCGAGAACGTAATCAGAACCAAGCAACGGTGAATTGGCGCTTTTCTACCGTGGATGCTCGTAGCAAATTCAAGCGTCTCTATCCCACTCCTAGCCTGTCATAATCATCGTGGCGGACTACTAGGTGATGTAGGGTTAAACCTTCCCCACTCCGATCGCGCACTTGCTGGAAAATCGGTAGCGCTTGCTCGTAGTACTCAATGGCTCTCTGGTACTGAGAGAGAAAACCATAAGCACCCCCCAGATTATTTAGTGCATCAGCCTCTCCATTGCGATCTGAGGCGGCGCGATAGATTGCCAATGCTTGCTGCCAAGATTTGATTGCTTCCTGATATTGGCTCTTTCCATATTGCTGAAACCCCTGCTGTAACAAGCGGTTTGCTTCTGCATCGCGGGATTCCAGAGTTTGTGCTAAAGCTGAGAGAGAGCTGAAGGGAAGAAGGGGAAGAGGCAATAGTAGCCCCGCAGGAAAGAAAGCTAGGAGCGAGACTAAGAGGGCAATTTGTTGGGGGCGCATAAGCTGAAGAGTGGAATCAGGCCATCGTACCTTAGCAAGCAGGGGGCGGGGAAAGGTTGGCATTATTGGGTCTGCGGTGTAGATCGAGTAGCTCCTGGTTGCAGGAGGCGATCGCTCCATTGCTTGAGGATTTGAGCTTCCGTGGCGGAGAGAGAATTGAGTAAATCTAAGAGGATGGGTTGGTTCTCAGGAGTGCCGACATTTTTTAGGGCAACAGCTAGGGCGTCATACCAGAGGCCGTTCTCTGCGTAGAAATTCGCGCGTTTTTGGGCATTGGGTTCTGCCGTCAGTTGCCGCTCCAACTCTGGGCTGGGCTGCACGACTTGCATCGCCGCACTGACCGCCACTGGAGCAGAGCAATCGCACTGCATCATCACCTGCCAAATATAGCCGCCCGGTGCTAGCTCCGGTTGCTCGGCGGGTAGCGAGAACTGCATCACCCCCGGTTGGCTTTGCATCTGCGTCTTATACAGCGGTTGCCCATTGAGGCGGAATAAGTGAAACTCTAGCGGGTAAGACTCGCGATCGGGTACATACCAGGCAAATGTGGGTCGCTTTGCGGTCGTCAGTCCCATATGGCTGTAAGGCACCAAAGCTGCCAATTGCCCCGGCGCATCGCCTCTGGTGATCGTCGTACTGGTGGTTCTAGGGGCCGAAGCTTTTTTCGGGGGCACATACTGCGCCAGCGCCACAGGTGCCAAAGTTAGCCAGAAACCGAGCCCTAAACCTACCAACCGTTGCGATCGCTGGAGTAGAGACAGTGGAAATTGTTGAGTCATTCCTCGATCCTCCCTATTTTGTGTCTTACGATAGGCTAAATGCGGTCAATCCACTAGGGCCTTGTCCACGATCGAGGTTTGCGGGAAAGTGCAATCCCCTTTAGCGGCGGAACCAACGCTTTTGTCGGGGCCAACTCAGTTCACACACTGTGCCCTTAAGCTGATGGGGGTAGCGCCGAAAGGTTCCTCCTAACTGCTTTGCTAGGTTTTGCGCCAACTGCGTGCCCATCCCAAAACTGGAGAATTTGAGCTTGAGGCTGGGAAGTTTCAGGGACAGCGGTTGTGCCTTCGCCGCTGCCACCACTCCGGCAATTCCGTTGCCGTTATCGGTCACGCGGATTACCTGCTGCTGGCCTTCCTGCTGACAAATCACTGTTAATCGCGTCGCTCCCACCGCATACTTACCCACATTGCACAAAGCTTCTTCCAGGAAGCGACAGAGGGCTCGCTTGTGTTCTAGGCGTAGATGCTGCGTGTCTAAAGGCTCAAATTGCACAATCTTGAACTTAATGTCGCGGAAATGGGGGAAGTCCCGCTCCAGGCTGCTGGTATAGACCTTGTACAGCAGTTCATGTAAGGGGGCTTGCAGGGCAAACTCGATTTCCCCACCCACACGCAAATTTCCCGCTTCATCAAACACCTTGCGCTGAGCAGAACCAAAAATGGCATAGATTTCCTGCTTCATCCGCTGCAAATCTGCCAGCAAAGGAGAAGGATGATCTTTAGCCTGTTCTTCCCGCAACACTTGACTGAGAATTTGCAACGGTTGACTGTGAATGGCATCAAAGATTTGTTGAATCACAAACTGCCGCTCTTCCAAGCGCGATCGCAGGTCTTGTTCATGCCGATAGAACAAAGCCGCCGTCAACCCCGCACCATTCAACACCAGTCCCAACAGCGCGGGCACCAGGGGAATCCACCAACCTAACAGAATCGCTCCATAACTCAGGCCAATTAAGCTGCCACTCGCAACTGCTAGCGCTAAGAGGAGTCGTCCCGGCGATCGCAACCAGCGCCCCAAACTAATCCCCACCACGCCCCAGCCGACAATCCACAGATACTCCCAGCCCTCAGCCCAAACTTGCAACAAAGGGCGACCCTCCAACACAGCACTGGTAATCTGGCTAATGGCATGAGCTTGCATCTCCACGCCATAGATGCGTCCCGGATTGATGCCCGCGATTGCCCCAGAACTCGCCAAATCCTTGGCACTAAAAGACATCACCCCAATCAGTACAATCTTTCCCCGTAGCCATTTAGGATCGACTTGCCCCGATTGAATCTGAGCCAACGAGAGGACTCGAAACGGCTGTGGCCCGCTGCGCACATTCAGTAAGATTTGATTGCCCCCTGCATCCCCTCTGACATAGCCTCCGGTATTGGGTCGAACCCGGGTCAGTTCCACGGAGTCAAAGCGCATCGCTTCGGGATCGCGCACACCATTGTTTAGTTCAATGCCTTGGGTCGCCAGATATGCTTCTGCCAACCGGATTGTGAAGGAGAAATGATAGTCTTCTTGGCGATCGTGTGTTCCCAGGAGGCTGCGCCGTTGATAGCCATCTGCATCGAGCACCACATCCGCAAACCCGACTTGTTCGAGTGGTAACACTGGGGGAGGAGCCACGGTAAAGCCACTGCGATCTGGGAGGGCAATTTCAGCACCAATCACGTTGGTTTGGCTGCGAAAGATAGAGGCTAAAGCAACATGCCCTGGTTCTACGGGGAGATCTCGCACAATATCTAAACCAATCACCGCAGGCTGATAGGTTTGCAACTGGTTAATTAGCTCTGCAATCACACCATCGGGAATCGGATACGTTTTCGCGCGTTGGATGTCGGCTTCTGTAATGCCCACAATCACAAT containing:
- a CDS encoding IS630 family transposase (programmed frameshift), whose amino-acid sequence is MPEKYVVDLTSEERQSLLQLTHHNHLSSRRFKRAQILLLADEGHRDETIAQMLYVGESTVHRTRQKFVAGGVDFALTESPRPGGKRKLDGRAEAFLVATTCSDPPDGRTEWTMQLLADRLVEMELVAQISDETVRRTPEKNELKPWLKEQWCIGEVNADFVWRMEGVLDLYAQPYDPQEPVVCFDERPVQLVRETRMPLPPEPGKLQRYDYEYKREGTCNLFAFFQPLLAWRHVKVTQQRTAEDFALCMQYLVDVLFPDAGLIHLVLDNLNTHTPAALYRTFSPQEALRILSKLQFHYTPKHGSWLNMVELEFSVLSRQCLKRRIPSIIELQQEIEAWERERNQNQATVNWRFSTVDARSKFKRLYPTPSLS
- a CDS encoding tetratricopeptide repeat protein; translated protein: MRPQQIALLVSLLAFFPAGLLLPLPLLPFSSLSALAQTLESRDAEANRLLQQGFQQYGKSQYQEAIKSWQQALAIYRAASDRNGEADALNNLGGAYGFLSQYQRAIEYYEQALPIFQQVRDRSGEGLTLHHLVVRHDDYDRLGVG
- a CDS encoding DUF928 domain-containing protein — protein: MTQQFPLSLLQRSQRLVGLGLGFWLTLAPVALAQYVPPKKASAPRTTSTTITRGDAPGQLAALVPYSHMGLTTAKRPTFAWYVPDRESYPLEFHLFRLNGQPLYKTQMQSQPGVMQFSLPAEQPELAPGGYIWQVMMQCDCSAPVAVSAAMQVVQPSPELERQLTAEPNAQKRANFYAENGLWYDALAVALKNVGTPENQPILLDLLNSLSATEAQILKQWSDRLLQPGATRSTPQTQ
- a CDS encoding CHASE2 domain-containing protein, which gives rise to MIVGIILARLTGGLQFLELVALDQLLRSRLPEATDERIVIVGITEADIQRAKTYPIPDGVIAELINQLQTYQPAVIGLDIVRDLPVEPGHVALASIFRSQTNVIGAEIALPDRSGFTVAPPPVLPLEQVGFADVVLDADGYQRRSLLGTHDRQEDYHFSFTIRLAEAYLATQGIELNNGVRDPEAMRFDSVELTRVRPNTGGYVRGDAGGNQILLNVRSGPQPFRVLSLAQIQSGQVDPKWLRGKIVLIGVMSFSAKDLASSGAIAGINPGRIYGVEMQAHAISQITSAVLEGRPLLQVWAEGWEYLWIVGWGVVGISLGRWLRSPGRLLLALAVASGSLIGLSYGAILLGWWIPLVPALLGLVLNGAGLTAALFYRHEQDLRSRLEERQFVIQQIFDAIHSQPLQILSQVLREEQAKDHPSPLLADLQRMKQEIYAIFGSAQRKVFDEAGNLRVGGEIEFALQAPLHELLYKVYTSSLERDFPHFRDIKFKIVQFEPLDTQHLRLEHKRALCRFLEEALCNVGKYAVGATRLTVICQQEGQQQVIRVTDNGNGIAGVVAAAKAQPLSLKLPSLKLKFSSFGMGTQLAQNLAKQLGGTFRRYPHQLKGTVCELSWPRQKRWFRR